The following are encoded together in the Xanthomonas sacchari genome:
- a CDS encoding glycoside hydrolase family 97 protein codes for MPLFEVLSRLRVPSLLASVLWCVAPCLHAAPQTVASVDSPGKILRVSLQLDDGRPSYRVQRLGETVIGESRLGFQLRDGALDRDLAVLDQHSRDVDETWEQPWGERRYVRNHYNELRVDLGERGGRQRRFAVVFRVYDDGLGFRYSFPQQPGMQEAVIDEELTEFDIVPDATAWWIPAGAPIHYEYLYRRTPLREVPLAHTPFTLRSQDGLHLAIHEAALVDYAGMWLRRGEAQRLHAQLSPSAEGWKVRRSLPFDTPWRTLQISDTASGLVDSNLILNLNEPNALGNVSWVHPAKYIGVWWSMHLNQEIWARGPRHAATTANTRRYIDFAAAHGFRGVLVEGWNPGWDGNWVGHGDDFDFTHATADFDIEALSAYAAKKGVHLIGHHETGCAVEHYEDQLDAALGLYARLGVDTFKTGYVCDDGQVDRRNPAGGPLWREWHDGQFMARHHLKVVQEAARRHLSVNAHEPIKDTGLRRTYPNWLSREGARGMEYNAWGEPPNPPEHEVNLVFTRMLAGPMDYTPGILSLKGRGGRPIPSTLARQLALYVTLYSPIQMAADLPEHYLQHRDAFRFIEDVAVDWDDSRVLDGEIGEYVTIVRKDRHSRDWFLGSITDEHGRVLPIALGFLEPGVRYRAEIYRDGDAADYQHNPFDFVREQREVTSRDQLLLKLAPGGGQAIRFVPLDPVPASAGSAASH; via the coding sequence ATGCCGCTGTTTGAGGTCCTGTCGCGCCTGCGTGTGCCGTCGTTGCTGGCGAGCGTGTTGTGGTGCGTTGCGCCATGCCTGCACGCCGCGCCGCAGACGGTGGCCAGCGTGGATTCGCCGGGCAAGATCCTGCGCGTCTCCCTGCAGTTGGACGACGGCCGCCCCAGCTATCGCGTGCAGCGGCTGGGCGAGACGGTGATCGGCGAATCGCGGCTGGGCTTTCAGTTGCGCGACGGCGCCCTGGATCGCGACCTGGCGGTGCTGGACCAGCACAGCCGCGACGTCGACGAGACCTGGGAACAGCCGTGGGGCGAGCGCCGCTACGTGCGCAACCACTACAACGAGCTGCGCGTGGACCTGGGCGAGCGCGGCGGCCGCCAGCGTCGCTTCGCGGTGGTGTTCCGGGTCTACGACGACGGGCTCGGCTTCCGTTACAGCTTTCCGCAGCAGCCCGGCATGCAGGAGGCCGTCATCGACGAAGAGCTCACCGAGTTCGACATCGTCCCCGATGCGACCGCCTGGTGGATTCCCGCCGGCGCACCCATCCACTACGAATACCTGTACCGACGCACGCCGCTGCGCGAGGTGCCGCTGGCGCACACGCCGTTCACCCTGCGCAGCCAGGACGGCCTGCACCTGGCCATCCACGAGGCGGCCCTGGTCGACTACGCCGGGATGTGGCTGCGCCGCGGCGAAGCCCAGCGCCTGCATGCGCAACTATCGCCGTCGGCAGAAGGCTGGAAGGTACGCCGGTCCCTGCCCTTCGACACGCCGTGGCGCACGCTGCAGATCAGCGACACCGCCAGCGGCCTGGTCGATTCCAACCTGATCCTCAATCTCAACGAACCCAATGCCCTCGGCAACGTGAGCTGGGTGCACCCGGCCAAGTACATTGGCGTGTGGTGGTCGATGCACCTGAACCAGGAAATCTGGGCGCGCGGCCCCAGGCATGCCGCCACCACCGCCAACACCCGCCGCTACATCGACTTCGCCGCAGCGCACGGCTTCCGTGGCGTGCTGGTCGAAGGCTGGAACCCCGGCTGGGACGGCAACTGGGTCGGCCACGGCGACGACTTCGACTTCACCCACGCCACCGCGGACTTCGACATCGAAGCCCTGAGCGCCTACGCGGCGAAAAAGGGTGTGCACCTGATCGGCCACCACGAGACCGGCTGCGCGGTGGAGCACTACGAAGACCAGCTCGATGCGGCGCTGGGCCTGTACGCGCGGCTGGGCGTGGACACCTTCAAGACCGGCTACGTCTGCGACGATGGCCAGGTGGACCGGCGCAATCCCGCCGGCGGCCCGCTGTGGCGCGAATGGCACGACGGCCAGTTCATGGCCCGCCACCATCTCAAGGTGGTGCAGGAAGCGGCCAGGCGCCACCTGTCGGTCAATGCCCACGAACCGATCAAGGACACCGGCCTGCGCCGCACCTACCCGAACTGGCTCTCGCGCGAAGGCGCGCGCGGCATGGAGTACAACGCCTGGGGCGAGCCGCCGAACCCGCCGGAGCACGAAGTGAACCTGGTGTTCACACGGATGCTGGCCGGGCCAATGGACTACACCCCCGGCATCCTCAGCCTGAAGGGCCGCGGCGGACGCCCGATTCCGAGCACGCTGGCGCGGCAACTGGCGCTGTACGTGACCCTGTACAGCCCGATCCAGATGGCGGCCGACCTGCCCGAGCACTACCTGCAGCACCGCGACGCCTTCCGCTTCATCGAGGACGTGGCGGTGGACTGGGACGACAGCCGCGTGCTCGACGGCGAGATCGGCGAGTACGTGACCATCGTGCGCAAGGACCGCCACAGCCGCGACTGGTTCCTGGGCAGCATCACCGACGAACACGGCCGCGTGCTGCCGATCGCGCTGGGCTTCCTCGAACCGGGCGTGCGCTACCGCGCCGAAATCTACCGCGACGGCGATGCCGCCGACTACCAGCACAACCCGTTCGACTTCGTCCGCGAACAGCGCGAGGTCACCAGCCGCGATCAGTTGCTGCTGAAGCTGGCACCTGGCGGCGGTCAGGCGATCCGTTTCGTGCCGCTGGACCCGGTGCCGGCCTCGGCGGGCTCGGCTGCGTCGCATTGA
- a CDS encoding TonB-dependent receptor, whose translation MLNHKRNALTLALAVAMTPMLAAAQSETTATTSNDPVTELDKVQVTGIRRGIENAIAIKQDSTSIVEAISAEDIGKLPDVSIAESLGRLPGLAAQRVAGRAQVISVRGLSPDFATTLLNGREVVSTGDNRSVEFDQYPSELVNGVTVYKTPDAGLVGQGLSGTIDMQTVRPLSFPDRVIAVSGRLQKSSLGKAANVDAFGNRFSASYIDQFLDNTLGFSIGYAHSDMPIQENQVGLYEPWTTQNTDNGSRPGVAPGTYFSDGIKALRRTGNNKRDGVMATVQFRPSNAWTSTFDAFHTEAEQIDTANQFEVNLSNYNGGYTPGLLITNPQVDASGSFTGGTASGVYPLVRGMYNKRKDKIDAFGWNNEFNLGSVRLMADLNYSKATRKELNLENNLQLVPMPQLDTVGLVIKPNGFSQITPGRDYSDPNNLFLTNTIYGSGYGKVPEVEDRLKGGRLAATLPAPQALTWFSDIDVGVNYADRRKQKTQAEGNILLGAQGDTSIASDLQYDPVNLGFAGIGTIPAWNVPAAVSRYMTFNPVTNLDYLIPKSWTVQEKITTAWLRANINTDIGEVGVRGNIGVQLQHADQSSQSSYFDQSRPAGQNVLPIDAGKTYNDWLPSLNLAFLFPHQQTLRFAAAKQVARPRVDQMRAGLDFGVDTSTGKPGGSGGNPLLDPWRANALDLSYEKYFGEKAYVAAAVFYKDLKSYIYTQSRDDYDFSALLASYVRPPNMTVPVQTTGTFSSPQNGKGGTLRGLELTASLPLDMFTDSLRGFGIQASATFNDSDIKIVDPESASSVGSAPIDLPGLSKRVYNFTAYYERNGFEARVSQRRRSDFIGEIGNFNGNRTLRYVVGENVTDAQVSYTFADGSTLAGLSLLLQASNLTNSPYRTYAGTKDRPLEYVEWGRTYMLGVNYKF comes from the coding sequence ATGTTGAACCACAAGCGCAACGCGCTGACGCTGGCGCTGGCCGTCGCGATGACGCCGATGCTGGCTGCGGCGCAGTCCGAGACCACCGCCACCACATCCAACGATCCGGTCACCGAACTGGACAAGGTCCAGGTCACCGGCATCCGCCGCGGCATCGAGAACGCCATCGCGATCAAGCAGGATTCGACGTCCATCGTCGAAGCGATCTCGGCCGAAGACATCGGCAAGCTGCCGGACGTGAGCATCGCCGAATCACTCGGCCGCCTGCCCGGCCTGGCCGCGCAGCGCGTCGCCGGCCGCGCCCAGGTGATCAGCGTGCGCGGCCTGTCGCCCGACTTCGCCACCACCCTGCTCAACGGCCGCGAAGTGGTCAGCACCGGCGACAACCGCAGCGTCGAGTTCGACCAGTACCCGTCGGAACTGGTCAACGGCGTGACTGTGTACAAGACGCCCGACGCCGGCCTGGTCGGACAGGGCCTGTCCGGCACCATCGACATGCAGACCGTGCGTCCGCTGAGCTTTCCGGACCGGGTGATCGCCGTCAGCGGCCGCCTGCAGAAGAGCTCGCTCGGCAAGGCCGCCAACGTCGACGCCTTCGGCAACCGCTTCAGCGCCAGCTACATCGACCAGTTCCTGGACAACACCCTGGGCTTCTCGATCGGCTATGCCCACAGCGACATGCCCATCCAGGAGAACCAGGTCGGCCTGTACGAGCCGTGGACCACGCAGAACACCGACAACGGCAGCCGCCCCGGCGTGGCCCCGGGCACCTACTTCTCCGACGGCATCAAGGCGCTGCGCCGCACCGGCAACAACAAGCGCGACGGCGTGATGGCGACCGTGCAGTTCCGCCCGTCCAACGCCTGGACCAGCACCTTCGACGCGTTCCATACCGAAGCCGAGCAGATCGACACCGCCAACCAGTTCGAGGTCAATCTCAGCAACTACAACGGCGGCTACACGCCCGGCCTGCTGATCACCAACCCGCAGGTCGACGCCAGCGGCAGCTTCACCGGCGGCACCGCCAGCGGCGTGTACCCGCTGGTGCGCGGCATGTACAACAAGCGCAAGGACAAGATCGACGCATTCGGCTGGAACAACGAGTTCAACCTCGGCAGCGTGCGCCTGATGGCCGACCTGAACTACTCCAAGGCCACCCGCAAGGAGCTGAACCTGGAGAACAACCTGCAGCTGGTGCCGATGCCGCAGCTGGACACGGTCGGCCTGGTGATCAAGCCCAACGGCTTCTCGCAGATCACCCCCGGCCGCGACTACTCCGACCCGAACAACCTGTTCCTGACCAACACCATCTACGGCTCCGGCTACGGCAAGGTGCCGGAGGTCGAGGACAGGCTGAAGGGCGGCCGCCTGGCAGCGACGCTGCCGGCACCGCAGGCGCTGACCTGGTTCTCGGACATCGACGTGGGCGTCAACTACGCCGACCGGCGCAAGCAGAAGACCCAGGCCGAAGGCAACATCCTGCTCGGCGCGCAGGGCGACACCAGCATCGCCAGCGATCTGCAGTACGACCCGGTCAACCTCGGCTTCGCCGGCATCGGTACCATCCCGGCCTGGAACGTGCCGGCGGCGGTCTCGCGCTACATGACCTTCAATCCGGTCACCAACCTGGACTACCTGATTCCGAAGTCGTGGACCGTGCAGGAGAAGATCACCACGGCCTGGCTCCGCGCCAACATCAACACCGACATCGGCGAGGTCGGCGTGCGCGGCAACATCGGCGTACAGCTGCAGCATGCCGATCAGAGCTCGCAGTCCAGCTACTTCGACCAGTCCCGTCCGGCCGGCCAGAACGTGCTGCCGATCGACGCCGGCAAGACCTACAACGACTGGCTGCCGAGCCTCAACCTGGCCTTCCTGTTCCCGCACCAGCAGACCCTGCGCTTCGCCGCGGCCAAGCAGGTGGCGCGGCCGCGCGTGGACCAGATGCGCGCCGGCCTGGACTTCGGCGTGGACACCTCTACCGGCAAGCCCGGCGGCAGCGGCGGCAATCCCCTGCTCGACCCGTGGCGCGCCAACGCGCTGGACCTGTCGTACGAAAAGTACTTCGGCGAGAAGGCCTATGTCGCCGCGGCGGTGTTCTACAAGGACCTGAAGAGCTACATCTACACGCAATCGCGCGACGATTACGACTTCTCCGCCCTGCTCGCCAGCTACGTGCGCCCGCCCAACATGACCGTGCCGGTGCAGACAACGGGCACCTTCTCCTCGCCGCAGAACGGCAAGGGCGGCACCCTGCGCGGGCTCGAGCTAACCGCCTCGCTGCCGCTGGACATGTTCACCGACAGCCTGCGCGGCTTCGGCATCCAGGCCAGCGCCACGTTCAACGACAGCGACATCAAGATCGTCGATCCCGAAAGCGCCTCCAGCGTGGGCTCGGCGCCGATCGACCTGCCCGGCCTGTCCAAGCGCGTGTACAACTTCACCGCCTACTACGAGCGCAACGGCTTCGAGGCGCGCGTCAGCCAGCGGCGGCGCTCGGACTTCATCGGCGAGATCGGCAACTTCAACGGCAACCGCACGCTGCGCTACGTGGTCGGCGAGAACGTCACCGATGCCCAGGTCAGCTACACCTTCGCCGACGGCAGCACCCTGGCCGGACTGAGCCTGCTGCTGCAGGCGAGCAACCTGACCAACTCGCCCTACCGCACCTACGCCGGCACCAAGGATCGCCCGCTGGAGTACGTCGAATGGGGACGCACCTACATGCTCGGCGTGAACTACAAGTTCTGA